In the Nitrospirales bacterium LBB_01 genome, one interval contains:
- a CDS encoding deoxyguanosinetriphosphate triphosphohydrolase, whose protein sequence is MTIREQTEQIERTILNQRACLSVNSRGRQREEQEGEIRTCFQRDRDRIIHAKSFRRLKHKTQVFLAPKGDHYRTRLTHVLEVSQISRTIARALRLNEDLTEAIALGHDLGHTPFGHAGETVLRKIHPGGFDHYVQSLRVVDFIEKDGKGLNLTHEVRDGIIKHSKGKGSILPDNDATMAETLEGQVVRISDIIAYVNHDLDDALRAEVIKKTDIPENITAVIGDTHAKRINTMVTDLIYNTIARNLDSLSMSEQVLGAVYKLRAFLYERVYESDRLKSEFTKAKHILESLYGYYLENVDLITEHIPSETDAHNHTIARDFIACMTDRFALASYDKIFIPERWTDI, encoded by the coding sequence ATGACAATAAGGGAGCAAACTGAGCAAATAGAGCGTACAATTTTAAATCAGCGTGCTTGTTTAAGCGTAAACAGCAGGGGGCGTCAGCGTGAGGAACAAGAGGGGGAAATTCGTACCTGCTTTCAACGTGACAGAGACAGAATAATCCACGCTAAATCTTTTCGCCGCCTTAAACATAAGACACAGGTTTTTTTGGCCCCCAAAGGGGATCACTACCGGACACGCCTCACTCATGTGCTTGAAGTCTCTCAAATATCCAGAACCATAGCGCGTGCCCTAAGACTTAACGAAGACCTCACGGAGGCTATTGCCCTCGGACATGACCTCGGGCACACCCCGTTTGGACACGCCGGCGAGACTGTTTTAAGAAAAATTCACCCGGGAGGATTTGACCACTACGTGCAGAGTCTCAGAGTGGTTGATTTCATAGAAAAAGACGGTAAAGGACTCAATCTCACACACGAGGTCAGAGACGGCATAATAAAACACTCTAAAGGCAAGGGCAGCATCCTGCCTGACAATGACGCTACTATGGCTGAAACGCTTGAGGGTCAGGTTGTTCGTATTTCAGATATAATCGCCTACGTTAACCATGACCTTGACGATGCTCTAAGGGCTGAGGTTATAAAAAAAACTGATATTCCAGAAAATATCACAGCTGTCATAGGCGACACTCACGCTAAAAGAATAAACACGATGGTGACAGACCTAATCTATAACACCATAGCCAGAAACCTTGATTCATTAAGCATGAGTGAACAGGTTTTGGGCGCCGTGTATAAACTAAGGGCGTTTTTGTACGAAAGAGTTTATGAAAGTGACAGGTTAAAAAGCGAGTTTACAAAAGCAAAACATATTCTTGAGAGCCTATATGGCTATTATCTTGAAAATGTAGATTTAATAACAGAGCACATCCCATCCGAGACGGACGCCCACAACCACACGATAGCGCGTGATTTCATAGCTTGTATGACAGACAGATTTGCTTTGGCAAGTTACGATAAGATATTTATACCGGAGAGATGGACAGATATATAA
- a CDS encoding ABC transporter permease translates to MLLIFVWREFTVRYRQSSIGILWALVQPLSMMLLFLFIFSYVMKVQNSSYPQMLFFYAGLLPWLFFSSSLNYSIPSLTSQYQLITKIYFPREILPISGIAVAFIDYLIAAALFVVFLVIYQIKVSWLALWMIPLTAMLVLFTTSVSIFLSGLNVYYRDVKLATAFLLQLWFFASPVMYSIDKLDMKIKLFLFLNPLTFIIENMRRCVLEGRDIVYWQFFLVGGIVALSYKLAYRYFIKIERAFADVI, encoded by the coding sequence TTGCTGCTTATATTTGTCTGGAGAGAATTTACGGTCAGGTATCGTCAATCCTCGATAGGGATATTGTGGGCTTTAGTGCAGCCTTTGAGCATGATGCTGTTGTTTTTGTTCATTTTCTCTTACGTAATGAAAGTACAAAACTCGTCTTACCCTCAGATGTTGTTCTTTTATGCGGGGCTACTACCGTGGCTTTTTTTTTCTTCGTCCTTAAACTATTCCATCCCAAGTCTGACATCACAGTACCAGCTGATTACAAAAATATATTTTCCGCGTGAAATCCTGCCCATCTCCGGTATTGCGGTTGCTTTTATAGACTACTTGATAGCAGCGGCACTCTTTGTTGTATTTTTAGTTATTTATCAGATAAAAGTGTCATGGCTGGCTTTGTGGATGATTCCGCTTACCGCTATGTTGGTGCTCTTTACAACGTCTGTGTCTATTTTCCTCTCCGGTCTTAATGTTTACTACAGAGATGTTAAACTTGCCACTGCGTTTTTGCTGCAGCTGTGGTTTTTTGCCTCTCCCGTGATGTATTCCATTGATAAACTTGATATGAAAATAAAACTCTTCCTGTTTCTTAACCCGTTGACGTTTATAATAGAAAATATGCGCCGATGTGTGCTTGAAGGCAGAGACATTGTTTACTGGCAATTTTTTTTAGTGGGCGGCATTGTGGCACTGTCTTACAAGTTAGCGTACAGGTATTTTATTAAAATAGAACGTGCCTTTGCCGATGTCATCTGA
- a CDS encoding ABC transporter permease: MHHKKLLALIGKKGISAMEVLHDVSVLVNDMLYWCLISPFKGKPVRVRATISEIVKTGYDSVPTVLIISFFVGVILALQSAYQLRTFGALIYVANLVGVSVTRELGPILTAIIVAGRSGSAFAAEIGSMKAAEEIDALTSMGINPIRFLIVPKLIALMLMQPVLTAIFDLTAILGGFSVSVTELELNSGLYIDQTINALQLKDFLTGLMKAWAFGVVITIVGAYHGFKVKGSAEEVGLRTTASVVSSIFMVIFFDFFFTALFYYFL, translated from the coding sequence TTGCATCATAAGAAGCTTTTAGCTCTGATTGGTAAAAAGGGCATCTCGGCTATGGAGGTGCTTCATGATGTGTCGGTTTTAGTCAACGATATGCTCTACTGGTGTTTGATCTCGCCGTTTAAAGGCAAACCGGTGCGAGTCAGGGCAACAATTTCGGAGATTGTCAAAACTGGTTACGACTCAGTTCCCACGGTGCTTATAATATCGTTCTTTGTTGGGGTGATACTGGCGTTGCAGTCGGCGTATCAGTTGAGGACATTTGGAGCACTAATTTATGTGGCAAATCTTGTCGGTGTCTCTGTGACAAGGGAGCTTGGCCCCATACTGACTGCTATAATAGTGGCAGGTAGAAGCGGCTCCGCCTTTGCAGCCGAAATTGGCTCAATGAAAGCAGCCGAAGAAATTGATGCTCTTACCAGCATGGGGATAAATCCCATCCGGTTTCTGATTGTCCCTAAACTCATAGCGTTAATGTTAATGCAGCCGGTGTTGACGGCTATTTTTGATTTAACGGCTATTTTAGGCGGTTTTAGTGTTTCCGTTACCGAATTAGAGCTTAACTCAGGTCTATACATTGATCAGACGATAAATGCCCTTCAGTTAAAGGATTTTCTTACGGGGCTTATGAAAGCGTGGGCATTTGGCGTGGTAATAACAATTGTTGGCGCCTACCACGGATTTAAAGTCAAAGGGAGCGCTGAGGAGGTTGGCTTAAGAACCACTGCAAGCGTTGTATCATCTATTTTTATGGTTATATTTTTCGACTTTTTCTTCACCGCTCTTTTTTACTACTTTTTGTAG
- a CDS encoding ABC transporter ATP-binding protein: MSSDSLIELKSVWKKYNYRETFHRSIREDLFNVFKRTRREDLQDGEFWAVSDVNFNLSKGECIGFYGPNGAGKSTILKLIASVTYPTMGEVVKRGMVAPLIELGAGFHLDLTGRENIYINGAIIGMTIREIKDKINSIIEFSELADFIDMPIKKYSSGMHLRLGFSIAVHSSAEIFLFDEILTVGDEHFQLKCIERAKWLKNNGRGIIIVSHDKKLLNEMSDTIYHINKGIVATEDKHASR, translated from the coding sequence ATGTCATCTGATTCACTTATAGAGCTAAAAAGCGTATGGAAAAAATACAACTACAGAGAGACCTTTCATCGTTCCATAAGAGAAGACCTCTTTAACGTATTTAAACGCACCCGTCGTGAAGACCTGCAGGATGGCGAATTTTGGGCAGTTTCGGATGTTAACTTTAATCTTTCCAAAGGTGAGTGCATAGGGTTCTATGGCCCAAATGGAGCAGGTAAATCAACAATACTAAAACTCATCGCCTCTGTTACCTACCCAACTATGGGTGAGGTTGTAAAAAGAGGCATGGTGGCGCCTCTGATAGAGCTTGGCGCAGGGTTTCATCTTGATCTGACAGGCAGAGAGAATATCTATATAAACGGCGCTATTATCGGTATGACAATACGAGAGATTAAAGATAAGATTAACAGTATAATTGAATTTTCCGAACTTGCCGACTTCATAGACATGCCTATTAAGAAGTACTCATCGGGAATGCACCTAAGGCTGGGTTTTTCAATAGCTGTTCACAGCTCTGCGGAAATATTTCTCTTTGACGAGATATTAACCGTAGGGGACGAGCATTTTCAACTTAAGTGCATAGAAAGAGCAAAGTGGCTTAAAAATAACGGAAGGGGCATTATTATAGTTTCACACGATAAGAAGTTATTAAACGAGATGTCTGACACTATTTATCACATAAACAAGGGTATCGTTGCCACAGAAGATAAACATGCAAGCAGATAG
- the lexA gene encoding repressor LexA yields MAGVGKEMTLRQSEVLEFIKGHITTIGYPPTIREICSQFGFSSPVSAKHHVDALKRKGYLRQEPLKQRALEVSGMRMPNLQKIPLIGTIRAGHPILAVEDIEEYLDIDASLFNLTSGFALKVKGDSMKDAGILEGDIVFVDKDRPVANGDIGIALIGDEATVKRIYREGATVRLVPENKDMEALTVAAPDVQIIGKVAGVVRRF; encoded by the coding sequence GTGGCAGGAGTTGGAAAGGAAATGACGCTCAGGCAGAGCGAAGTCCTTGAGTTTATAAAGGGACATATCACAACGATAGGGTATCCCCCGACAATACGGGAGATATGCAGCCAGTTTGGTTTTTCAAGTCCGGTATCGGCTAAGCATCACGTGGATGCCCTTAAGAGAAAGGGTTATCTACGACAGGAGCCGCTTAAACAAAGAGCGCTTGAGGTATCCGGCATGAGAATGCCAAACCTGCAAAAAATCCCGCTGATTGGCACCATACGGGCTGGGCATCCAATCCTTGCCGTTGAAGACATAGAGGAGTATCTTGATATAGACGCAAGCCTTTTTAACCTGACGTCCGGTTTTGCCCTGAAAGTTAAAGGGGACAGCATGAAAGATGCCGGCATACTTGAAGGAGACATCGTGTTTGTGGATAAGGACAGGCCTGTTGCAAACGGTGACATTGGCATAGCTCTGATAGGGGATGAGGCAACGGTTAAGAGGATATACAGAGAGGGTGCGACTGTAAGATTAGTGCCGGAAAATAAAGACATGGAGGCTCTCACAGTGGCTGCCCCAGATGTGCAGATAATCGGTAAGGTGGCAGGCGTTGTAAGGAGGTTCTAA
- a CDS encoding LD-carboxypeptidase — protein MESNKTVKYSLLPKRLTPGDKIGIVCPSNEISGQKQKEELHRGIKFFEDIGFEVETGKSIYSTNPYDRADDINEFFLRHDISAIFSAQGGDTAERVLEFIDWSTVTKNPKIFMGLSDVTVFLNAIFTKTSLITFHGGDVRYHFGRNPTGYDKSEFTSRLINGCSGNINPSGDRKTIRGGTSCGKLLGGNLRCLLKLANTPFWPDFTGAILMLEALTMDELRCTEYFKILRQKGVFDKISGAIVGFVYSMEIENPSASQMEDILLRETGDYDFPILKVRDFGHGCPNTVLPIGAGIELDADNKTYYCLCS, from the coding sequence ATGGAATCAAATAAAACAGTAAAATATTCACTTTTACCCAAAAGACTCACTCCAGGGGACAAAATCGGCATCGTTTGCCCGTCAAATGAAATCTCAGGTCAAAAACAAAAAGAAGAGCTGCATAGAGGCATCAAGTTTTTTGAAGATATAGGATTTGAAGTTGAAACAGGGAAGAGTATATATTCAACAAACCCTTATGACAGAGCGGATGATATAAATGAGTTTTTCCTGCGGCATGATATTAGTGCAATATTTTCGGCTCAGGGCGGCGACACCGCAGAAAGAGTACTTGAATTTATTGACTGGAGCACTGTAACCAAAAACCCAAAAATATTCATGGGATTAAGCGATGTAACGGTTTTTCTAAATGCGATTTTTACAAAAACCTCACTGATAACATTTCACGGCGGAGATGTAAGATACCATTTTGGTAGAAACCCTACCGGATACGACAAGTCTGAGTTTACAAGCCGTCTCATTAACGGTTGTAGCGGCAATATAAACCCATCAGGCGACAGAAAAACCATTCGGGGCGGTACGAGTTGCGGAAAACTTCTGGGCGGTAATCTGAGATGTCTCCTAAAACTTGCAAACACCCCGTTTTGGCCTGACTTCACTGGTGCCATTCTCATGCTTGAAGCCCTCACAATGGATGAATTACGATGTACTGAGTATTTTAAAATTCTGCGTCAAAAAGGAGTCTTTGATAAAATCTCAGGAGCCATTGTCGGATTTGTCTATTCTATGGAGATTGAAAATCCAAGTGCGTCACAGATGGAGGATATTTTGTTAAGGGAGACCGGAGATTATGATTTCCCGATTTTAAAAGTAAGGGATTTTGGCCACGGCTGCCCCAACACGGTGTTACCCATAGGCGCAGGGATTGAACTTGACGCCGATAATAAAACTTATTATTGCCTTTGTAGTTAA
- a CDS encoding HDOD domain-containing protein, producing the protein MSNVQASKQKTIELLMSRAKERNDFPAMTRTIDIVKKQTSSANDTSITELTSTILDDFALTSKLLKLVNSVFYINYQLGGKIGTISRAVFVLGYEQVKSAAVTLLLFENLTNKNLAKELKETVLATFMSGLIAKGMAAKIGIEDTEEAFLGSIFHNLGRLLVSFYLPEHRKKIREEMTVSNLTEHSAAKEVLGATYEDIAVAMAQTWNLPDKLIAAMRKIPSGPVTAPVTHDDKIKTLVNVSTEICDKMAEIKANPQVLKNILKRYADCFQFSEKEITGIMDTALKDLGTFVRTMKLSIGESDFLKKISGVISDAQLDDVSEGVMVSPTDEENVELDDTQFIRLMGGADEKEPIETPDEVLSNGIQEVANSLMENTSINDILRTILEIMFRGMSFSRVLICIKNIGTTGGTEMVARFGFGTDTDEIVKRFRFTLTDASDIFNLAILRNTDVVIGNINDPRFKSRIPDWYRKYINAQTFLLLPIVVNNKPIGLIYADKHRAGEIQIPPHQLTLIKTLRNQAIMAIQKRK; encoded by the coding sequence ATGAGTAATGTACAGGCCTCAAAACAAAAAACAATAGAGCTCCTTATGAGCCGTGCTAAGGAAAGAAATGACTTTCCAGCTATGACGCGCACTATTGATATCGTTAAGAAGCAAACCTCATCGGCAAATGACACATCAATAACAGAGCTGACAAGCACTATCTTAGACGATTTCGCTCTGACAAGTAAACTCCTCAAACTTGTAAACAGTGTGTTTTATATAAATTACCAGCTTGGGGGAAAAATCGGCACTATATCGCGCGCTGTGTTTGTGCTTGGCTACGAACAGGTGAAAAGCGCTGCTGTTACGCTTCTCTTATTTGAAAACCTGACCAACAAAAATCTTGCCAAAGAGCTTAAAGAAACCGTACTGGCTACTTTTATGTCCGGGCTGATTGCAAAGGGTATGGCTGCAAAAATAGGCATTGAAGACACTGAGGAGGCATTCTTAGGCTCTATATTCCACAACCTTGGACGGCTTCTCGTTTCTTTTTATCTGCCAGAACACAGGAAGAAAATCAGAGAGGAAATGACCGTATCAAACCTTACCGAGCATAGCGCAGCTAAGGAGGTGCTGGGAGCAACGTACGAGGACATTGCCGTTGCTATGGCACAGACATGGAATCTGCCTGATAAACTAATAGCTGCCATGCGTAAGATTCCGTCCGGACCCGTAACTGCTCCTGTAACACACGACGATAAGATAAAAACACTTGTAAATGTATCTACCGAAATCTGTGATAAGATGGCTGAGATTAAGGCAAACCCACAGGTGCTAAAAAACATTCTTAAACGTTATGCCGATTGTTTCCAGTTTTCTGAAAAAGAGATAACTGGGATAATGGACACAGCGCTTAAGGATTTAGGCACATTTGTCAGGACTATGAAGTTAAGCATCGGTGAGAGTGATTTTCTTAAAAAAATTAGCGGCGTGATTAGCGATGCCCAGTTGGATGATGTGTCAGAGGGTGTTATGGTCTCTCCCACAGATGAGGAAAATGTAGAGCTTGACGACACTCAGTTTATCCGGCTTATGGGCGGCGCTGACGAAAAGGAGCCAATTGAGACCCCTGATGAGGTGTTATCTAACGGTATTCAGGAGGTGGCAAATTCCCTTATGGAAAACACCTCTATAAATGATATACTACGGACAATTCTTGAGATAATGTTCAGGGGAATGAGCTTTTCAAGGGTTTTGATTTGTATAAAAAACATTGGAACAACCGGCGGCACTGAAATGGTTGCGCGTTTCGGTTTTGGCACAGATACAGATGAGATAGTAAAGAGATTCAGATTTACTTTAACTGACGCCTCTGACATTTTTAATCTTGCAATTTTACGCAACACAGATGTTGTCATAGGTAACATAAATGATCCGCGTTTTAAATCTCGTATTCCCGATTGGTACAGGAAATACATCAATGCTCAGACTTTTTTGCTCCTTCCGATAGTTGTTAACAATAAGCCCATAGGGTTAATTTATGCAGATAAGCATAGAGCCGGTGAGATACAAATCCCTCCGCATCAGTTGACCCTTATTAAAACCCTCAGAAACCAGGCCATAATGGCTATCCAAAAACGCAAGTAG
- the dinB gene encoding DNA polymerase IV: MRIIMLIDMDAYFASIEQKSNPHLLGKPIGVIGSGKRTIITTASYEARAHGVKTGMNIYEAKSACPEIILVVGNNRKYTHTCSELSKIYKKYTPDVEVYSVDEAFLDVTDTEHLFGGAMRIGAEIKSEIKRIFGINATIGISYNKLMAKLVSDLSKPDGLRMLTKEDTAAVLADLPTKELWGIGRHTAEKLKAIGINTCGELGRASSSMLRSCFGIIGERLKAMGQGIYDSSVSAQGLHGAETKSIGHSMTLPGDIWRKVEIEAYLLKLSEMVGARARKHKYMGSVITVTIRYKSFETYTRQKKLKVHTNDSHSIFLTAMEIIKEQRLKEPIRLLGVSLSGLTEDTGQVSLFEASNKRRALLDAVDSINDRYGRATVGWALYALMETGPGVISPAWRPHGIHKGYI, encoded by the coding sequence ATGAGAATTATAATGCTGATAGATATGGATGCCTATTTTGCATCAATTGAGCAAAAGTCTAATCCGCATCTTTTGGGAAAACCGATAGGAGTAATCGGCTCAGGTAAAAGAACGATAATCACTACGGCATCTTACGAGGCCAGAGCGCACGGAGTTAAGACAGGCATGAATATCTACGAGGCTAAATCGGCATGTCCTGAGATTATCCTTGTTGTCGGAAACAACAGAAAATACACCCACACTTGCTCGGAGCTATCCAAAATCTATAAGAAGTACACCCCCGATGTCGAGGTATATTCGGTGGATGAGGCGTTTCTTGATGTGACCGACACAGAGCATCTATTTGGCGGGGCAATGAGGATAGGGGCGGAGATAAAATCTGAAATCAAACGAATATTTGGAATAAATGCAACAATAGGGATAAGTTATAACAAGCTGATGGCAAAACTCGTGTCAGATTTATCAAAACCTGATGGACTTAGGATGTTAACAAAAGAGGATACGGCAGCGGTGCTTGCAGATCTTCCCACGAAAGAACTCTGGGGAATAGGCAGACACACGGCAGAGAAATTAAAGGCGATAGGAATAAACACCTGTGGAGAGCTTGGGCGTGCCTCATCGTCAATGCTAAGGAGCTGCTTTGGAATAATTGGAGAGCGTCTTAAGGCTATGGGACAGGGGATTTATGACTCATCAGTATCGGCTCAAGGACTGCATGGCGCTGAAACGAAATCCATAGGGCACAGTATGACTTTGCCCGGAGACATCTGGAGAAAGGTTGAAATTGAGGCATACCTGCTAAAACTTTCAGAGATGGTTGGAGCACGGGCGAGGAAACATAAATATATGGGTTCAGTCATCACTGTAACCATACGGTATAAAAGTTTTGAAACCTACACAAGGCAAAAGAAATTGAAAGTGCATACAAATGACTCTCACAGCATATTTTTGACCGCTATGGAGATAATCAAAGAGCAGCGGCTTAAAGAACCGATACGTCTGCTTGGCGTGAGTCTTTCGGGGCTAACTGAAGACACGGGGCAGGTTTCATTATTTGAGGCAAGTAACAAAAGACGAGCGCTTCTTGATGCCGTGGACAGTATAAATGACAGATACGGACGAGCTACCGTAGGCTGGGCACTTTATGCGCTGATGGAAACCGGTCCCGGCGTTATATCCCCGGCATGGAGACCACATGGCATACATAAGGGTTATATCTGA
- a CDS encoding histidinol phosphate phosphatase domain-containing protein — translation MIDLHTHSIFSDGELIPSELVARAADHGYKAIAITDHVDTSNLTSVVPNIVRVANDLNRCWSIMVIPGVEITHVPPEMIADIVKEARSLGAKVVLVHGETIVEPVRKGTNRAAIEAGVDILAHPGLIAEEDVIRAKERGVALEITARKGHSIANGYVAKMALKHSAALVINTDTHAPQDLTDRSMAERILLAAGIGESEIPGIFKNSEDIVSKLEIKKRLEY, via the coding sequence ATGATAGACCTGCACACCCATAGCATATTTAGTGACGGCGAGCTGATTCCCTCAGAGCTTGTTGCGCGTGCCGCTGACCATGGTTATAAAGCCATTGCAATAACCGATCACGTGGATACTTCAAATCTGACATCCGTAGTGCCAAATATCGTACGAGTGGCTAATGATTTAAACCGGTGCTGGTCAATCATGGTAATACCGGGGGTTGAGATAACTCATGTGCCGCCTGAGATGATAGCCGATATAGTAAAAGAGGCACGCTCATTGGGCGCTAAGGTGGTATTAGTGCATGGAGAGACAATAGTCGAACCGGTAAGAAAAGGCACTAATCGTGCTGCCATAGAGGCAGGGGTTGATATCCTTGCTCATCCTGGTCTTATTGCAGAGGAGGATGTAATACGAGCCAAAGAGCGTGGTGTGGCTCTTGAAATTACGGCAAGAAAAGGACACAGCATTGCAAACGGATATGTTGCAAAGATGGCTCTTAAACACTCGGCTGCTTTGGTAATTAACACGGATACCCATGCACCGCAAGACCTTACAGACCGCTCTATGGCTGAGAGGATTTTGCTGGCAGCAGGCATTGGGGAAAGCGAAATACCAGGAATATTTAAAAACTCGGAAGATATAGTCTCAAAACTTGAAATAAAAAAACGATTGGAGTACTAA
- the ndk gene encoding nucleoside-diphosphate kinase: MQRTLSIVKPDGVKKNLIGELIGRFEKQGFRIVALKMIHMSKREAEGFYIVHKARPFYGELTTFMSEGPVVVMAIEGNGVIDKVRELMGATNPKDAAPGTIRADFADNVERNIVHGSDSAESASFEIPYFFSALEIVG, encoded by the coding sequence ATGCAAAGAACGCTTTCAATAGTGAAACCTGACGGGGTTAAGAAAAACCTTATAGGAGAGCTTATCGGACGGTTTGAAAAACAGGGATTTAGAATAGTTGCGCTAAAAATGATACATATGTCTAAAAGAGAAGCCGAGGGGTTTTATATCGTGCACAAGGCACGGCCGTTTTATGGTGAGCTGACCACTTTTATGTCCGAAGGGCCGGTTGTAGTTATGGCAATTGAGGGAAACGGAGTGATAGATAAAGTGCGTGAATTGATGGGAGCGACTAACCCAAAAGACGCTGCACCAGGCACGATAAGAGCTGATTTTGCTGATAATGTTGAAAGAAACATTGTACACGGCTCAGATTCAGCGGAGTCCGCATCTTTTGAAATTCCATATTTCTTCTCAGCGCTTGAAATTGTAGGCTGA
- a CDS encoding DUF3391 domain-containing protein, with amino-acid sequence MKKRISVDDLRPGMFLDALDATWYQSPFVKTRFEITGDDQIKKIKDADITFVFIDTDRGLDVHSGEETLISKTVAIEDNVIKSPPRHVRDSEVAAQKPDTRIEPTLEEYIKKKEALFQIDRSSIISGSYVDFTLFGKSNMNIDSLIEYKGKDIQVNESALVNYCELMIKPEDIPRYKTYIKDAAKAVGGSQETKHMLVKENARMCIKELFDNPHNDENIEQSKEVTEGIIGAILESKGLITNLLTINKKDFYTYSHSVNLSVLCVATAVSSGVTNDDELFAIGMGCLLHDIGKTTIPPEIMAKPVAKLTKFEADIFKEHVAEGYNIMKLYKGISEATAYPLLEHHEKVSGTGYPHGLTGAKMHTSGKIAAVVDLYDILTTSRPGYKGMSAFEALSHLRSLSADYDPDVLKEFIKILGKTTL; translated from the coding sequence TTGAAAAAACGCATATCTGTAGATGATTTGAGGCCGGGGATGTTTCTTGACGCTCTTGATGCAACGTGGTATCAGAGCCCCTTTGTAAAGACCCGTTTTGAAATAACCGGTGATGATCAAATTAAAAAAATAAAAGACGCCGATATAACCTTTGTATTCATAGATACAGACAGGGGGCTTGACGTACATAGTGGTGAGGAGACTTTAATAAGCAAAACGGTGGCCATTGAAGATAATGTAATTAAATCTCCGCCAAGACACGTAAGAGACTCAGAGGTGGCAGCTCAAAAGCCAGACACACGAATTGAACCAACGCTTGAGGAGTATATAAAAAAGAAAGAAGCACTCTTCCAAATTGACCGCTCAAGTATAATCTCAGGGAGTTATGTTGACTTTACACTCTTTGGTAAATCCAATATGAATATAGATTCCCTTATAGAATATAAGGGTAAGGATATTCAGGTAAATGAATCTGCACTGGTTAACTACTGTGAACTTATGATAAAACCAGAGGACATTCCCAGATATAAGACTTATATCAAGGATGCAGCTAAGGCGGTTGGAGGCTCTCAGGAGACTAAGCACATGCTGGTTAAGGAAAATGCGAGGATGTGCATAAAGGAGCTTTTTGATAATCCTCACAATGATGAGAACATAGAGCAGAGTAAAGAAGTGACAGAGGGCATTATAGGTGCAATATTGGAGAGTAAGGGGCTTATAACAAATCTGCTTACTATAAACAAGAAAGACTTCTACACATACTCCCATTCGGTAAACCTAAGCGTACTTTGTGTAGCCACAGCCGTATCCTCAGGTGTTACAAATGATGATGAGTTATTTGCAATTGGGATGGGCTGCCTGCTTCATGACATTGGGAAAACCACAATTCCGCCTGAGATTATGGCTAAACCTGTTGCTAAGCTGACCAAATTTGAAGCAGATATATTTAAAGAGCACGTGGCTGAGGGTTATAACATAATGAAGCTCTACAAGGGGATATCTGAAGCTACAGCGTATCCGCTTTTAGAGCATCACGAAAAAGTCTCAGGGACGGGCTATCCACATGGGCTCACCGGTGCTAAGATGCACACCTCGGGAAAAATAGCTGCTGTGGTTGATCTCTATGATATTCTGACAACGTCAAGGCCAGGGTACAAAGGAATGTCAGCTTTTGAAGCCCTGTCTCATTTACGCTCACTAAGCGCCGATTATGATCCAGATGTGTTAAAGGAATTTATCAAAATCCTGGGTAAAACCACACTGTAA